Proteins from a single region of Bradyrhizobium diazoefficiens:
- a CDS encoding DUF3551 domain-containing protein, translating to MALLILLGSLPAAHAERDYPWCVVGDDLGWPGECMYSTREQCMASSYGRWNTTCDINPRVRFRQQAEPAPKERRQRRGY from the coding sequence ATGGCCCTGTTGATCCTTCTGGGATCTCTTCCTGCTGCACACGCAGAACGCGATTATCCCTGGTGTGTCGTTGGCGACGACCTCGGTTGGCCCGGCGAGTGCATGTATTCGACCCGGGAGCAATGCATGGCTTCGTCATACGGCCGTTGGAACACGACCTGTGACATCAATCCGCGCGTGAGGTTCAGGCAGCAGGCCGAGCCTGCGCCAAAGGAGCGGCGGCAACGACGAGGATATTAG
- a CDS encoding GIY-YIG nuclease family protein yields MSTFLQTRLVPEAEFWTAFDRTGAIYFIRNVDADAIKIGHSRDPAKRLSNLQVGCSGRLELIGVIAAAREIEPIVHDQLFEGRIRGEWFWDRGVTSQWLSDMTQGEPLFRHVWKLVPGQEFVLLWDATTKSHTKFVFDRTIGKWVNQKTGELVENPT; encoded by the coding sequence ATGAGCACGTTTCTGCAGACCAGGTTGGTTCCGGAAGCCGAGTTCTGGACCGCTTTCGATCGGACTGGTGCAATCTACTTTATCCGCAACGTTGATGCTGATGCGATTAAGATCGGCCATTCACGAGATCCTGCAAAGAGACTCTCCAACCTTCAGGTTGGATGCAGTGGGCGTCTAGAGTTGATAGGAGTCATTGCCGCCGCTCGTGAAATCGAGCCAATCGTGCACGACCAACTCTTCGAAGGGCGGATCCGCGGTGAATGGTTTTGGGACCGCGGCGTGACGTCCCAATGGCTGTCCGACATGACACAAGGCGAACCGCTCTTCCGTCATGTTTGGAAATTGGTCCCGGGCCAAGAATTCGTCCTGCTATGGGATGCGACGACGAAGTCGCATACGAAGTTCGTCTTTGACCGAACAATTGGAAAGTGGGTGAATCAAAAGACCGGAGAACTCGTCGAGAA